In Tsuneonella amylolytica, one genomic interval encodes:
- a CDS encoding proteasome-type protease → MTYCVGMVLDKGLVLMSDTRTNSGVDNISVFRKMMSWEGPDRIITVMTAGNLATTQAVISQLEERTKTPGERRNTVFDAPTMFQVATEIGRLLHETIDDRQVANGADGRGRFTASMIVAGQIKGMEPRLFLIYPEGNFIEASWDTPFFQIGETKYGRPILIRAYDRTMSFEDAVKLLLVSFDSTLKANLSVGLPLDLMVIERDKFTATHQRRITHEDTYYQAISQGWGEALKNAFTELPDYTFYSGASSENS, encoded by the coding sequence ATGACTTATTGCGTGGGCATGGTGCTCGACAAGGGGCTCGTCCTCATGAGCGACACCCGCACGAACTCGGGCGTCGACAACATCTCGGTGTTCCGCAAGATGATGAGCTGGGAGGGGCCGGACCGCATCATCACCGTGATGACCGCGGGCAACCTTGCCACGACGCAGGCCGTCATCAGCCAGCTGGAAGAACGCACCAAGACGCCGGGCGAACGGCGCAACACCGTGTTCGACGCGCCGACGATGTTCCAGGTCGCGACCGAGATCGGCCGGCTGCTGCACGAGACGATCGACGACCGGCAGGTCGCCAACGGGGCAGACGGGCGCGGCCGCTTCACCGCCTCGATGATCGTGGCGGGCCAGATCAAGGGCATGGAACCGCGGCTGTTCCTGATCTATCCCGAAGGCAACTTCATCGAGGCGAGCTGGGACACCCCGTTCTTCCAGATCGGCGAGACCAAGTACGGCCGGCCGATCCTGATCCGCGCCTACGACCGAACGATGAGTTTCGAGGATGCGGTCAAGCTGCTTCTCGTGAGCTTCGATTCCACGCTCAAGGCGAATCTGTCGGTAGGCCTGCCGCTCGACCTCATGGTCATCGAACGCGACAAGTTCACTGCGACGCATCAGCGACGGATCACGCACGAGGACACGTATTATCAGGCCATATCGCAAGGGTGGGGCGAAGCGCTGAAAAACGCTTTCACCGAACTGCCCGATTATACTTTCTATAGCGGCGCATCATCCGAAAATTCTTAA
- a CDS encoding transglutaminase family protein, with amino-acid sequence MRLAIRHTTSYRFADPVSHALQRLRLTPKTTQGQSIIYWSMDYTNAKAELEFEDQHHNTVTLISVDEGAREVTVTCHGTVETSDHAGIIGRHAGHLPLWSFLSQTPLTRPGPRIRALVRELDFSDQRRLEFLHSLSSKIRDEVHYVTGRTGVRTTAEEATVARNGVCQDHAHIFIGAARSVGVPARYVSGYLMMNDRIDQEATHAWAEAHVDGLGWVGFDISNGISPDPRYVRVATGRDYRDAAPITGISYGAATEDLHVDLAVEQQKQDQQ; translated from the coding sequence ATGAGACTGGCGATCCGCCATACCACGAGCTACCGCTTCGCGGACCCGGTCAGCCACGCCTTGCAGCGCCTGCGGCTGACGCCGAAAACCACGCAGGGTCAGTCGATCATCTACTGGTCGATGGATTACACGAACGCGAAGGCGGAACTCGAGTTCGAGGACCAGCATCACAACACGGTGACGCTCATCTCGGTCGACGAGGGCGCGCGCGAGGTCACCGTCACCTGCCACGGCACGGTGGAGACGAGCGACCACGCCGGCATTATCGGTCGCCATGCCGGCCACCTGCCGCTGTGGAGCTTCCTGTCGCAGACGCCGCTCACCCGGCCCGGGCCGCGGATCAGGGCACTGGTGCGCGAACTCGACTTTTCCGACCAGCGTCGCCTCGAATTCCTCCATTCCCTGTCGTCGAAGATACGGGACGAGGTGCACTACGTGACCGGGCGCACCGGGGTCCGTACCACGGCCGAGGAAGCCACGGTCGCGCGCAACGGGGTCTGCCAGGATCACGCGCACATCTTCATCGGTGCCGCGCGCAGCGTCGGGGTGCCGGCACGGTATGTTTCGGGTTATCTCATGATGAACGACCGGATCGACCAGGAAGCGACCCACGCCTGGGCCGAGGCACACGTCGACGGGCTCGGCTGGGTCGGGTTCGACATATCCAACGGGATCAGTCCCGATCCCCGCTACGTGCGCGTCGCCACGGGCCGCGACTACCGCGATGCGGCACCGATCACCGGCATCAGCTACGGCGCGGCGACAGAGGATCTCCACGTCGATCTGGCGGTCGAACAGCAAAAGCAGGACCAGCAATGA
- a CDS encoding extensin family protein yields the protein MLRRLAPLVLLALAACGSVVPDGRAPTRPVAQATPRAFAPSPDTRVCLGELGARNASFTPLPDRYFGAGCANVGTVSLTGLQGDDARFQVTNLGPVSCPLADTLAAWARFGVDRAAREVLGSPLVRIETMGSYSCRTVAGSSRLSAHATAQAVDVSAFILADGRRVSVLGDWSEGSFDEQRFLRTVHASACKRFGTILGPGYNAAHRDHFHLEATGSGFCR from the coding sequence ATGCTGCGCCGCCTTGCCCCCCTCGTCCTGCTCGCGCTGGCCGCATGCGGATCGGTGGTGCCAGACGGCCGCGCGCCCACCCGCCCCGTCGCCCAGGCGACACCGCGGGCCTTCGCACCAAGTCCCGACACGCGGGTGTGCCTGGGCGAGCTCGGCGCGCGCAACGCGTCGTTCACTCCGCTCCCCGATCGGTATTTCGGGGCCGGCTGCGCCAATGTCGGCACGGTCAGCCTGACCGGGCTGCAGGGCGACGACGCGCGCTTCCAGGTGACCAACCTCGGCCCCGTATCGTGTCCGCTTGCAGATACGCTGGCCGCCTGGGCCCGGTTCGGCGTCGACCGCGCAGCGCGCGAGGTGCTCGGTAGCCCGCTCGTGCGGATCGAGACGATGGGGAGCTATTCGTGTCGCACGGTCGCGGGCAGCAGCCGCCTGTCGGCCCACGCGACCGCGCAGGCGGTGGACGTCTCTGCCTTCATCCTCGCCGACGGACGGCGCGTGAGCGTGCTCGGGGACTGGAGCGAGGGCAGTTTCGACGAGCAGCGTTTCCTGCGGACGGTCCACGCCAGCGCCTGCAAACGCTTCGGCACGATCCTCGGCCCCGGCTACAACGCCGCGCACCGCGACCATTTCCATCTGGAAGCGACCGGCAGCGGCTTCTGCCGATAG
- the otsB gene encoding trehalose-phosphatase — MTDPAELSPPPPLADLAARGPVALFVDFDGTLIDIAPTPQGIAVPETLAKDIARLSDRLGGRLAIVSGRSIDDLERHLGPMAVACAGSHGASRRLADGTMLGAEADEFPLVVADEVAAFAAANGVDYERKIHGAALHSRLMPSMEVRCAIFLDELAERHSLDVKRGKMVAELVRPGADKGSAVRAFAAVAPFAGAQSVFIGDDVTDEDGFAACEAIGGFGIAVGSRDTANARYALADPDAVYQWLGL; from the coding sequence ATGACCGATCCGGCCGAGCTTTCCCCGCCGCCGCCGCTCGCAGACCTCGCAGCCCGCGGCCCTGTGGCACTATTCGTCGATTTCGACGGTACCCTGATCGACATCGCGCCAACGCCGCAGGGCATTGCCGTTCCCGAGACCCTGGCTAAAGATATCGCTCGGCTATCGGACCGCCTCGGCGGCAGGCTGGCGATAGTCAGCGGCAGGTCGATCGACGATCTCGAACGCCACCTGGGACCGATGGCGGTGGCCTGCGCCGGATCGCATGGCGCGTCACGGCGGTTGGCCGACGGAACTATGCTCGGGGCTGAAGCCGATGAATTTCCCCTGGTGGTCGCCGATGAAGTCGCTGCTTTCGCCGCCGCCAACGGGGTCGACTACGAGCGCAAGATCCATGGGGCCGCGCTCCATTCGCGCCTGATGCCTTCGATGGAGGTGCGCTGCGCGATTTTCCTCGACGAACTGGCGGAACGCCATTCGCTCGACGTGAAACGGGGCAAGATGGTGGCAGAGCTCGTCCGCCCGGGAGCCGACAAGGGTTCGGCTGTACGGGCCTTTGCCGCCGTCGCGCCGTTCGCCGGGGCACAGAGCGTATTCATCGGGGACGATGTCACTGACGAAGACGGGTTTGCCGCGTGCGAGGCCATCGGGGGCTTCGGCATCGCGGTCGGCAGCCGAGATACGGCGAATGCACGTTACGCCCTTGCCGATCCCGACGCGGTCTACCAATGGCTGGGCCTGTGA
- a CDS encoding glycoside hydrolase family 15 protein: MDTHSSLELWPVGNCQVSGLIDDRAGLVWGCIPRVDGDPVFCALLGGERQDQGVWRFELDGQVSATQSYVRNTPILVTRLEADDGSAVEVSDFAPRFERSGRMYRPVAFARIVRPVAGSPRLKVSLKPMHGYGAQVATTTSGTNHVRYRCGDETMRLSTDAPVGYVLESRSYRVESDQHFFLGPDEPFVGNLRAEVRAMEEQTRKYWQLWARGLATPLEWQDEVIRCAITLKLCQHEETGAIVAALTTSVPEASGSMRNWDYRFCWIRDSYYTVQALNRLGALDVLEKYLAYLRNIVDGAQGGRIQPLYSVMGESELDEGFAEHLGGYRGMGPVRVGNAAYMQVQHDCYGQVVLPTAQAFFDRRLLRMADERDFASLEQVGEMAWKMHDQPDAGLWEFRTRQEVHTYSAVMSWAACDRLANVARHLDKDERAEFWSARADAIRTKIDAEAWVDDGEDGGHYGASFESDYLDASLLQLAELRFCDPSDARFKSTFAQVENALRRGEHMLRYAKEDDFGTPETAFNICTFWLIDALARSERTEEARRLFETMLGHTTASGLLSEDMDFETGELWGNFPQTYSLVGVINCAGLLSKSWNTVR; this comes from the coding sequence ATGGATACGCATTCAAGTCTCGAACTCTGGCCCGTCGGCAACTGTCAGGTCTCCGGTCTGATCGACGATCGAGCCGGTCTTGTGTGGGGTTGCATTCCGCGGGTCGATGGAGACCCGGTGTTCTGCGCGCTGCTTGGCGGCGAGAGGCAGGACCAAGGGGTGTGGCGGTTCGAACTCGACGGGCAGGTTTCCGCGACGCAATCTTACGTACGCAACACTCCGATCCTGGTCACGCGGCTGGAAGCGGATGATGGCAGCGCTGTCGAGGTCAGTGATTTTGCTCCCCGGTTCGAACGATCGGGCCGCATGTATCGCCCGGTCGCGTTCGCGCGCATCGTTCGCCCGGTCGCGGGATCGCCCCGGCTGAAGGTCTCGCTGAAGCCGATGCACGGCTACGGGGCGCAAGTCGCAACCACGACGAGCGGCACCAACCACGTCCGTTATCGATGCGGCGATGAGACGATGCGGCTCTCTACGGACGCTCCGGTGGGATATGTGCTGGAAAGCCGGAGCTACCGGGTCGAAAGCGACCAGCATTTTTTTCTTGGTCCCGACGAGCCGTTCGTCGGCAACCTGCGCGCCGAAGTTCGCGCGATGGAAGAGCAAACCCGCAAGTACTGGCAGTTGTGGGCTCGCGGCCTCGCCACGCCGCTCGAATGGCAGGACGAGGTCATCCGCTGCGCGATCACGCTCAAGCTGTGCCAGCACGAGGAAACCGGCGCGATCGTTGCCGCACTCACCACATCGGTACCCGAGGCATCCGGATCGATGCGCAACTGGGATTACCGGTTCTGCTGGATTCGCGACAGCTATTACACCGTGCAGGCCCTCAACCGTCTCGGTGCGCTCGACGTACTGGAAAAATACCTCGCGTATCTGCGCAACATCGTCGACGGGGCGCAGGGCGGACGCATCCAGCCGCTCTATTCCGTCATGGGCGAGAGCGAGCTGGACGAGGGGTTTGCCGAGCATCTCGGTGGCTATCGCGGCATGGGTCCGGTCCGGGTGGGCAATGCTGCCTACATGCAGGTCCAGCACGACTGCTACGGCCAGGTCGTCCTGCCGACGGCGCAGGCCTTCTTCGACCGGCGTCTGCTGCGCATGGCCGACGAGCGCGACTTTGCCAGCCTCGAGCAAGTGGGCGAAATGGCCTGGAAGATGCACGACCAGCCAGACGCTGGCTTGTGGGAATTCCGCACCCGTCAGGAAGTGCACACCTATTCAGCGGTCATGAGCTGGGCGGCGTGCGACAGGCTTGCCAACGTCGCACGGCACCTGGACAAGGACGAACGGGCAGAGTTCTGGTCAGCCCGGGCCGATGCCATCCGCACGAAGATCGACGCCGAAGCGTGGGTCGATGACGGTGAGGACGGCGGTCACTACGGCGCCAGTTTCGAAAGCGACTACCTCGACGCCAGCCTGTTGCAGCTCGCCGAACTGCGCTTCTGCGATCCGAGCGATGCCCGCTTCAAGTCGACATTCGCCCAAGTGGAAAATGCGCTGCGCCGGGGCGAGCACATGCTGCGCTACGCCAAGGAAGACGACTTCGGCACCCCTGAAACGGCGTTCAACATCTGTACTTTCTGGCTGATCGACGCGCTCGCGCGAAGCGAGCGGACCGAGGAAGCGCGCCGGCTGTTCGAAACAATGTTGGGTCATACGACCGCATCGGGCCTTCTGTCGGAAGACATGGATTTCGAAACGGGCGAGCTTTGGGGCAACTTCCCTCAAACTTATTCGCTCGTCGGCGTGATAAACTGCGCTGGGTTATTGTCGAAAAGCTGGAATACGGTTCGATGA
- a CDS encoding circularly permuted type 2 ATP-grasp protein, with protein sequence MTVDTEPFDEMRDPAGAVRSAYAGYAGWYDEQDQKWLQRKHQEAEGVFRRTGITFNVYGEDAAEERLIPFDMVPRIVSAAEWRKLSRGIEQRVRALNAFIHDLYHRQEIIRAGRVPERLFRDNEAWLSDMVGFTPPGGVYTHIVGIDLVRTGPNDFFVLEDNARTPSGVSYMLENRETMMAMFPELFTRVAVEAVSDYPMRLARSLAACAPDKTQGKPRVAVLTPGIYNSAYYEHAFLADQMGAELVESADLRVIGGRVAMRTTGGYEPIDVLYRRVDDEYLDPLSFNPDSMLGVPGIMDVYRSGGITIANAPGTGIADDKAIYSFMPDIVEFYTGEKPLLPNVETWRCADPESLKYVLDNLADLVVKEVHGSGGYGMLVGPAASRRELADFRRKLEARPDNYIAQPTLALSTCPVFGRKGLTPRHVDLRPYVLVSPDRVEITPGGLTRVALKKGSLVVNSSQGGGTKDTWVLKD encoded by the coding sequence ATGACGGTCGATACCGAACCGTTCGACGAGATGCGCGACCCCGCCGGGGCCGTGCGTTCGGCCTATGCCGGATACGCAGGCTGGTACGACGAGCAGGACCAGAAATGGCTCCAGCGCAAGCACCAGGAAGCCGAAGGCGTGTTCCGCCGCACCGGCATCACCTTCAACGTGTACGGCGAGGATGCGGCAGAGGAGCGGCTGATCCCGTTCGACATGGTGCCGCGCATCGTCTCGGCCGCCGAGTGGCGCAAGCTCAGCCGCGGCATCGAACAGCGGGTCCGGGCGCTCAACGCGTTCATCCACGACCTCTACCACCGGCAGGAGATCATTCGCGCGGGGCGGGTGCCCGAACGCCTGTTCCGCGACAACGAGGCGTGGCTGTCGGACATGGTCGGGTTCACCCCGCCGGGCGGCGTCTACACCCACATCGTCGGCATCGACCTCGTCCGGACGGGACCCAACGACTTCTTCGTGCTGGAGGACAACGCCCGCACGCCCAGCGGCGTCTCGTACATGCTCGAGAACCGCGAGACGATGATGGCCATGTTCCCCGAACTGTTCACCCGCGTGGCGGTGGAGGCGGTTTCGGACTATCCGATGCGGCTCGCCCGCAGCCTTGCCGCCTGCGCGCCCGACAAGACGCAAGGCAAGCCGCGCGTCGCGGTGCTGACGCCGGGCATCTACAACAGCGCCTATTACGAACACGCCTTCCTCGCGGACCAGATGGGCGCCGAACTGGTCGAGAGCGCGGACCTGCGCGTCATTGGCGGCCGCGTGGCGATGCGCACGACCGGCGGGTACGAACCGATCGACGTGCTCTATCGCCGGGTCGACGACGAGTATCTCGACCCGCTGAGCTTCAATCCCGACAGCATGCTGGGCGTGCCGGGCATCATGGACGTTTATCGCAGCGGCGGGATCACGATCGCCAACGCGCCGGGCACGGGCATCGCCGACGACAAGGCAATCTATTCGTTCATGCCCGACATCGTGGAATTCTACACCGGCGAGAAGCCGCTGCTTCCCAATGTCGAAACCTGGCGCTGCGCCGATCCCGAGAGCCTGAAGTACGTGCTCGACAACCTCGCGGACCTCGTCGTCAAGGAAGTGCACGGATCGGGCGGCTACGGCATGCTGGTCGGCCCCGCCGCCAGCCGGCGCGAGCTTGCCGATTTCCGCCGCAAGCTGGAAGCGCGGCCCGACAACTACATCGCGCAGCCCACGCTTGCGCTGAGCACCTGTCCCGTCTTCGGGCGCAAGGGACTGACGCCGCGCCACGTCGACCTGCGCCCCTACGTGCTGGTCTCGCCCGACCGGGTGGAGATCACACCGGGTGGGCTGACGCGCGTCGCGCTGAAGAAGGGCAGCCTGGTGGTCAACTCGTCGCAGGGCGGGGGGACCAAGGATACCTGGGTGCTGAAGGACTGA
- a CDS encoding esterase/lipase family protein, which translates to MQTLAPRFDYAAARHELARRIDLAREAGPDDVAGPPIRRFIGELSVVAEPFRRVLRKHPQVKAARPRTVMLLPGFATHPVRMRYMARRLEAAGHTVKRWGLGFNWGPSEDNVAVLEDRLESLAERHGGPVHLVGWSLGGLFAREIAKRRPHAVAKVVTMGSPFSYSPRANNVWRAYHFVTGHRVEEPPMEIELAGKPPCETVALWSPRDGIVHPRAASGRPGERDRAVALRCTHMGFAWDPQSISAVLRELDNS; encoded by the coding sequence ATGCAAACACTGGCTCCACGTTTCGACTACGCCGCGGCACGGCACGAACTGGCCCGCCGTATCGACTTGGCGCGCGAAGCCGGGCCGGACGATGTGGCAGGCCCACCAATCCGGCGGTTCATCGGCGAGTTGTCGGTCGTCGCCGAGCCCTTCCGCCGCGTTCTGCGAAAGCATCCGCAGGTGAAGGCCGCCCGGCCGCGCACCGTAATGTTGCTTCCGGGTTTCGCGACCCATCCCGTACGCATGCGCTACATGGCGCGGCGGCTGGAGGCGGCGGGGCACACCGTGAAACGCTGGGGCCTCGGCTTCAACTGGGGGCCGAGCGAGGACAACGTCGCGGTCCTCGAAGACCGCCTCGAAAGCCTCGCCGAGCGGCACGGCGGCCCGGTCCATCTCGTCGGCTGGAGTCTGGGCGGACTGTTCGCGCGGGAGATCGCCAAGCGCCGTCCGCACGCGGTGGCCAAGGTCGTGACGATGGGCTCGCCGTTCTCGTACAGTCCGCGGGCGAACAACGTCTGGCGGGCGTATCACTTCGTGACCGGGCATCGGGTGGAGGAGCCGCCGATGGAGATCGAGCTCGCCGGCAAGCCGCCGTGCGAGACGGTAGCGCTGTGGAGCCCGCGCGACGGGATCGTGCATCCGCGCGCCGCCAGCGGCCGCCCGGGGGAACGCGACCGCGCGGTGGCCCTGCGCTGCACGCATATGGGTTTCGCGTGGGACCCGCAGTCAATTTCGGCGGTGTTGCGGGAACTCGACAATTCCTGA
- the putP gene encoding sodium/proline symporter PutP: protein MQTGVLVSLVLYFALMLAIGVYAWRKSTADSEGYLLAGRSLSPAVAALSAGASDMSGWLLLGLPGALYLTGLSAAWIGIGLFVGAFVNWIVVAPRLRKQTEELGNALTIPEFLANRFPSHAVALRVTSAVIVVAFFTVYTAAGLVGGGKLFVSAFSDAIGGGYITGIWITALVVLAYTMIGGFLAVSLTDFVQGVIMLLALVIMPLVVMFGEGGSSGQSIAAVAQPGFLSFSQGVTALGWLSAVTWGLGYFGQPHIIVRFMAIRSVREVATARNIGMTWMAVCLLGAVGLGLAGRAYVDRNGLVLDDPETIFVLLANLLFHPLVTGFLYAALLAAIMSTISSQLLVSSSSLTEDFYRLFLRKSASEREAVNVGRVCVALVALAAIVIASDPESKVLDLVAHAWAGFGAAFGPMILLALTWRRMTGAGALAGLVTGAVVVIVWIANGWDASFMGGEGIYEIIPGFIAAWIAIVAVSMATRRDSVPAEPVRTA from the coding sequence ATGCAGACCGGCGTCCTCGTTTCCCTCGTCCTTTATTTCGCTCTCATGCTTGCCATCGGCGTATATGCCTGGCGCAAGTCGACGGCGGACAGCGAGGGCTATCTCCTGGCGGGACGGAGCCTGTCGCCAGCGGTCGCGGCGCTGTCGGCGGGCGCCAGCGACATGTCAGGATGGCTGCTGCTCGGCCTGCCGGGGGCGCTCTATCTCACCGGGCTGAGCGCAGCGTGGATCGGCATCGGGCTGTTCGTCGGTGCGTTCGTCAACTGGATCGTCGTCGCACCCCGCCTGCGCAAGCAGACCGAGGAACTGGGCAACGCCCTTACGATCCCCGAATTCCTCGCAAATCGATTTCCCAGCCATGCCGTCGCGCTGCGGGTGACGAGCGCGGTGATCGTGGTGGCGTTCTTCACCGTCTACACCGCGGCGGGGCTGGTCGGTGGCGGCAAGCTGTTCGTGAGCGCGTTCTCCGATGCGATCGGCGGCGGGTACATTACCGGCATCTGGATCACGGCGCTGGTCGTGCTGGCCTACACCATGATCGGCGGCTTCCTCGCGGTCAGCCTCACCGATTTCGTGCAAGGCGTAATCATGCTGCTCGCGCTCGTCATCATGCCGCTGGTGGTGATGTTCGGCGAAGGGGGAAGCTCGGGCCAGAGCATCGCCGCCGTAGCGCAGCCCGGGTTCCTGAGCTTCTCGCAAGGGGTCACCGCCCTCGGGTGGCTCAGCGCGGTGACGTGGGGACTGGGCTATTTCGGACAGCCGCACATCATCGTGCGGTTCATGGCGATCCGCTCGGTCCGCGAAGTCGCGACCGCGCGAAACATCGGCATGACGTGGATGGCGGTCTGCCTGCTCGGCGCGGTCGGCCTGGGTCTGGCGGGACGTGCCTACGTGGACCGGAACGGCCTGGTTCTGGACGATCCCGAAACGATCTTCGTGCTCCTCGCCAACCTTCTGTTCCATCCGCTCGTCACCGGCTTCCTCTATGCCGCGCTGCTGGCTGCGATCATGAGCACGATCAGTTCGCAACTGCTCGTCTCATCGTCCTCGCTGACGGAGGATTTCTACCGCCTGTTCCTCCGCAAGAGCGCAAGCGAGCGCGAGGCGGTGAATGTCGGGCGCGTGTGCGTCGCGCTGGTGGCGCTTGCCGCGATCGTCATCGCCTCCGATCCCGAGAGCAAGGTCCTCGACCTCGTCGCCCATGCTTGGGCCGGTTTCGGCGCCGCGTTCGGCCCGATGATCCTGCTCGCCCTCACCTGGCGCAGGATGACCGGCGCGGGCGCGCTTGCGGGCCTGGTGACCGGCGCGGTGGTCGTGATCGTGTGGATCGCCAACGGCTGGGACGCCTCGTTCATGGGCGGGGAAGGTATCTACGAGATCATTCCCGGGTTCATCGCGGCCTGGATCGCGATCGTCGCCGTCAGCATGGCGACCCGGCGCGATAGCGTACCCGCGGAACCCGTCCGGACCGCTTAG
- a CDS encoding alpha-E domain-containing protein yields MLGRTANGLFWMFRYLERAENTARLLDAGFRMALTRDIVSAEEEWRSVIHAAGQNQAYRAKHGTFTGIQVWNHILRDKDNQGSVLEMMRSVRTNARMVRNAISGELWTAVNESWMELDKALSRPVTQGTVGEVIALVRRAGTLAHGAMVGSMLRDSGYHFARAGTLVERADNTARILDMKYYLLLPSLSYVGTAMDTGQWDQILRSISGDRAYRWLNGGQSDPRGIVSFLVSDGRFPRSLAYSHTMLRDNLDALARIHGQDMESSALSGASAKMLAELTIEQIFDQGLHEFLTGFTRANAEIARAIADDYRFLR; encoded by the coding sequence ATGCTAGGGCGCACCGCCAACGGACTGTTCTGGATGTTCCGCTATCTGGAGCGGGCGGAAAATACCGCGCGCCTGCTCGACGCCGGATTCCGCATGGCGCTGACCCGCGACATCGTGAGTGCGGAGGAGGAATGGCGGTCGGTCATCCACGCCGCCGGGCAGAACCAGGCCTACCGCGCTAAGCACGGCACCTTCACCGGCATACAGGTGTGGAACCATATCCTGCGCGACAAGGACAACCAGGGCAGCGTGCTCGAGATGATGCGCTCGGTCCGCACCAATGCGCGGATGGTCCGCAACGCGATCTCGGGCGAACTGTGGACCGCGGTCAACGAAAGCTGGATGGAGCTCGACAAGGCGCTGTCGAGGCCGGTTACCCAGGGCACGGTCGGCGAGGTAATCGCGCTCGTCCGCCGGGCCGGGACGCTGGCGCACGGCGCGATGGTGGGCTCGATGCTGCGCGATTCCGGATACCATTTCGCCCGCGCCGGTACGCTGGTCGAGCGGGCGGACAACACCGCGCGCATCCTCGACATGAAGTATTACCTGCTGCTGCCGTCGCTGAGCTACGTCGGCACCGCAATGGACACGGGTCAGTGGGACCAAATCCTGCGTTCGATCTCGGGCGACCGGGCCTATCGCTGGCTCAACGGCGGGCAGAGCGATCCGCGCGGCATCGTGTCGTTTCTCGTCTCGGACGGCCGCTTCCCGCGCAGCCTCGCCTACAGCCACACGATGCTGCGCGACAATCTCGACGCGCTTGCCCGAATACACGGTCAGGACATGGAATCGAGCGCGCTGAGCGGCGCATCGGCCAAGATGCTGGCGGAACTCACGATCGAGCAGATCTTCGACCAGGGGCTGCACGAATTTCTCACTGGCTTCACCCGCGCCAACGCGGAAATCGCCCGCGCGATCGCCGACGACTACCGGTTCCTGCGGTGA
- a CDS encoding response regulator transcription factor, with protein MRERHIIHFVDPDVRFRAELARTAFTMGHHAEVYADLDELCEHPPQRGVVIVRDRAGSDAAELLDVLSRAGIWLPLVLMDDAPRTSAVVAAIKGGALDYLPLPLRQDRLEAILARIGTEAQEHAEARRRMIEARSRIDNLSHREREVLDWLALGSSNKAIARELEISPRTVEIHRANMMTKLGAHHAAEAVRLRIEARLG; from the coding sequence ATGAGGGAACGCCACATCATCCATTTCGTCGACCCCGATGTCCGCTTTCGCGCCGAACTGGCCCGGACCGCGTTCACGATGGGTCATCACGCAGAAGTCTACGCCGATCTGGACGAACTGTGCGAACATCCGCCCCAGCGCGGCGTGGTTATAGTGCGGGACCGCGCCGGGAGCGACGCAGCGGAACTGCTGGACGTGCTGTCACGGGCCGGGATCTGGCTTCCGCTCGTACTGATGGACGACGCGCCGCGAACATCCGCCGTGGTCGCCGCGATCAAGGGCGGGGCGCTCGATTACCTTCCGCTGCCCCTGCGGCAGGACCGGCTCGAAGCCATCCTTGCGCGCATCGGAACCGAAGCGCAGGAGCACGCCGAGGCGCGCCGCCGCATGATCGAGGCGCGCAGCCGGATCGACAACCTGTCTCACCGGGAACGCGAGGTTCTCGACTGGCTGGCGCTCGGCAGCAGCAACAAGGCGATCGCCCGCGAGCTCGAAATCAGTCCCCGAACCGTGGAAATCCATCGGGCCAACATGATGACCAAGCTGGGCGCGCACCATGCCGCAGAGGCTGTGCGGCTGCGGATCGAGGCGCGACTGGGCTAG